Part of the Cyanobacteria bacterium GSL.Bin1 genome is shown below.
AATTAATTCCTGTGCAATGCCTTCCCACGAATACCGATCGCGCACTAATTGTTTTCCCTTTTGACCCATTTTTTCTCTTAAATCAACAGAGGTTAGAAGTTGCGCGATCGCGCTAGCTAAAGGTTCTACTTCGCCCTCAACAACCAGCCCTGCGTCTGCTGCCGCGACTTCCTCAGAAATTTGAATGCCGGGAGTGAGGACTACAGGTAATCCGGCTGCCATTGCTTCCGCGATCGCGACACCAAAGTTTTCTGAAAAGGAGGGTAAGACAAATAAATCTGATCCCTGTAAAACTAAGTCTTTTTCAACACCGGAAACAAACCCTGTAAAAGAAGTTTGATCAGATAACCCCAGAGACGAAACTAATTTTTTAAGATAATTCAAATAATCGAGTTCTCCCGAACCTGCTAAAACCAAATGGAAGTTATAATCTTTTCGGGCAAGTTGACTGAGGGATTCAATCAGTAAATCTGGACGCTTTTTCTTATGAAGACGAGATAAGAATAGAACGATAGGAACGTCAGGGTTTATATTGTATTGTTGACGGAGTTTTAGTTTAGCTTGTGAAATGTATGGAGGCATTTTCACGCCAAGAGGAAGGGTAATTGTGGGAGTTTGAATCCCAAAATGACGCACATCTTCAGCTTCTCGCTTAGAAGTACAATGAATTGCAGATGCTTTTTGGAGATTGCGATGCTCAATTAAAAAGGTATAAATTTTCTTTTTCCATTGGCTTTGATTTAATGCCCAAGGTTCCAGTTGTCCAATGGGACGAATAATGTAAGGAAGATTGAAGTGACGGGCAATCACTGCAGCGCAAGTTGGAGCATAAGAAAAAAGGTAGTGATTATGTATAAGCTGATATTCACGAAGATTTTGCCAAAGCCAACCAGTAAGAGCGGTTGAAAAGATAAACTCTTTGAGAGGAGGTTCAAATCTTGGTAAAAACCAAATGGGAACCCCTTTATAGTCAACTTTCTGATTGAGAGGAATATCGAACAAAGCACCAGCATTATCGTTAGTGGTAACGATTTCGGCTTCAATGCCCAAATCTCGCAAAGCTTGGACAAGACTAATAAC
Proteins encoded:
- a CDS encoding glycosyltransferase, giving the protein MKVLHVIPSISPELGGPSLVVISLVQALRDLGIEAEIVTTNDNAGALFDIPLNQKVDYKGVPIWFLPRFEPPLKEFIFSTALTGWLWQNLREYQLIHNHYLFSYAPTCAAVIARHFNLPYIIRPIGQLEPWALNQSQWKKKIYTFLIEHRNLQKASAIHCTSKREAEDVRHFGIQTPTITLPLGVKMPPYISQAKLKLRQQYNINPDVPIVLFLSRLHKKKRPDLLIESLSQLARKDYNFHLVLAGSGELDYLNYLKKLVSSLGLSDQTSFTGFVSGVEKDLVLQGSDLFVLPSFSENFGVAIAEAMAAGLPVVLTPGIQISEEVAAADAGLVVEGEVEPLASAIAQLLTSVDLREKMGQKGKQLVRDRYSWEGIAQELIKHYSAIIK